In Dromiciops gliroides isolate mDroGli1 chromosome 4, mDroGli1.pri, whole genome shotgun sequence, one DNA window encodes the following:
- the LOC122753465 gene encoding ORM1-like protein 2 has product MWGVAHSEVNPNTRVMNSRGIWLAYIILVGFLHVVLLSIPFFSIPVVWTLTNVIHNLAMYVFLHTVKGTPFETPNQGKARLLTHWEQMDYGLQFTSSRKFLSISPIVLYLLASFYTKYDAAHFIINTASLLSVLLPKLPQFHGDRLFGINKY; this is encoded by the coding sequence ATGTGGGGGGTGGCCCACAGTGAGGTGAACCCCAACACAAGGGTGATGAACAGCCGAGGCATCTGGCTAGCCTACATCATCCTGGTAGGGTTCCTGCACGTGGTTCTACTCAGCATCCCCTTCTTCAGCATCCCAGTTGTCTGGACCTTGACCAACGTCATCCATAACCTGGCTATGTATGTCTTTCTGCACACTGTGAAGGGGACACCCTTTGAGACCCCCAACCAAGGCAAGGCCCGGCTCCTTACACACTGGGAGCAGATGGACTATGGGCTTCAGTTCACCTCCTCCAGAAAGTTCCTCAGTATTTCTCCCATTGTGCTCTACCTCCTGGCCAGCTTCTACACCAAATATGATGCTGCTCACTTTATCATCAACACAGCTTCACTACTCAGTGTACTACTGCCTAAGTTACCCCAATTCCATGGTGATCGTCTGTTTGGCATCAATAAGTACTAA